ATTCAGCTACGGAGTCTTGGTCCGCGATCGTAGGGTCAAGTAATGAGTTGGGGACTGGGCGATAATGTTGTTCCTGCAGTATTTGTCATTGGTACCGCAGGGTCTGGAAAGAGCACGGTAGCTAAGAGCATCGCGTCAGCGATGGGAGCAGCCTATCTGGATAAAGATACAGTCGCCAACATTTTCACCGGTGCGATGTTGGAAAGTAATGGGGAAAGTCCCACGGCTCGTGATGGCAGTGAGTTTTATTGCGCTACCATTCGACCACTGGAGTATGCGACGCTTCTAGCCATTGGGAGCGAAAACCTTCGCCTCGGCAATCCTGTCATTCTTGATGCCCCATTTGGCGCGTACTTTGATCAAGCTGACTACATCGAGTCGCTGTCGCAAGAGCACGCTTGGCCTGCCAATGTTCACCCATTTGTCGTGCGTGTTTCTAGCTCCGAAAACATCACGAAAGCTCGTCTGCGTTCTCGAGGTTTGGAACGTGACGTGTGGAAGCTCAACAATTGGGACGAATTTTGGCAGAACTTAGGCAAAGTGGTTCCCAAGTGGGAGGGCGTGCAGATCGTGAACTTCCTCAACGATGAAGACCTGCCAGTTCCAGAGCTGGCAAAGGTGATTCTTCAAGCAATCGAAGCGGAACTAACCCCCTAGAAATGTATTCAAGTATGCACTGGCTGGGGAAAGGCCTATTCTGATTCCTTGTGTTAACTATCGCCACCGTGCTTCTCGCATCAGTTCTTATCGGTGCCATCCTGCAAAGAATTACAGGACTTGGCGTCGGCCTCGTTGCTGGTCCAGTGCTTACCGCTTTGCTCGGTCCACTGGCTGGCGTCACGATGGTCAACGGACTATCCATTATTAATGCTGTCAACAACGCCTGGTCTGTGCGTAAACGAACCGACTGGAAGCGTTTCCGCCTGCTGTCTGCCGCGCTGATTCTGGGTTCGCTGCCCGCCGTTGCTGTGGTTCATTACCTCAACGGCCCATGGCTGCTGATCTTCGTGGGCGTTTTGGTGCTGCTGGCACTAGGTATTTCCTTAATTCCGACGGAGCGTTTCCGCATCAAAGAAGAGTCCAAGGGGCCGATGATTTTCTTCGGCACCATCGCCGGCTTCATGTCGACGGTTGCTGGTATCGCAGGTCCATCGCTGACGGTTTATGCTCGCCTGAGTAGGTGGGACTACAAGGACTTCGTCGCAACCCTTCACCCTGTGCTGCTGGTGGCAAATACTGTGTCGTTCCTGCTCAAGGTCATTTTGATTGGTGGCCTTGATTTCGGTGGAGCTCCAGCATGGCTGTGGATCGCAGCGGTTGTAATGATCTTTGTGGGTGCATGGTTCGGTGAGCGGATTAATGCCCGAATTTCCACCCCTATGGCAAAGCGCATTGCGACGATTCTTGCCGCCACCGGCGCCACCGTTGTGCTTATCCGCGGTCTGATGGGACTTTTCTAGATCGCGCTAAACCGTCGAATCCCAAGACTCCCAAGGCGAGCGCCAGCAGTGAGTACACGATGGCGTCACTTAAGTTGAGGGATTCGCCCAGAAGTAACGCGGCGACAAACAATAAGATTGGTTCGCCGTAGCTGAGCAGGCCAAACATCGGCATGCTCAGTAACACCGAGGCCGCGAGATATAGGGCCATCGCAACTGCACCGGCCAGGCCAGCAATGATGACCAGGGCAAGCATTCCACTGTCAAGGGGGTCACTGACAGTGAAAAGCAGAAAGAATGCGATGGGACTGAGAACTATTGTCTCCACACCGTAGGCAAACGCATTGTTGAGGCCTGAGTATCGGCGAATAGCAAAATACAGTGCGTAACCACCTGCGATGGCAAACGTCACCCAGGACAAGTGGGCGCTCATAATGAACTTGATGCAGACCGCCACGACGGCGATGCTC
The window above is part of the Corynebacterium deserti GIMN1.010 genome. Proteins encoded here:
- a CDS encoding AAA family ATPase, translated to MSWGLGDNVVPAVFVIGTAGSGKSTVAKSIASAMGAAYLDKDTVANIFTGAMLESNGESPTARDGSEFYCATIRPLEYATLLAIGSENLRLGNPVILDAPFGAYFDQADYIESLSQEHAWPANVHPFVVRVSSSENITKARLRSRGLERDVWKLNNWDEFWQNLGKVVPKWEGVQIVNFLNDEDLPVPELAKVILQAIEAELTP
- a CDS encoding EamA family transporter, producing the protein MATERTSPAGVITSLLASALFGAIFFISGAIEAKAETLVAWRVILTAACYILILTIPAGRRLLNEFWNVLRKGPMQLVYFVLLVALIALQLWLFSWSPKGHALDASLGYLLLPIFLVVVGRVFFSSAITRLQWIAVSIAVVAVCIKFIMSAHLSWVTFAIAGGYALYFAIRRYSGLNNAFAYGVETIVLSPIAFFLLFTVSDPLDSGMLALVIIAGLAGAVAMALYLAASVLLSMPMFGLLSYGEPILLFVAALLLGESLNLSDAIVYSLLALALGVLGFDGLARSRKVPSDRG
- a CDS encoding sulfite exporter TauE/SafE family protein; this translates as MLTIATVLLASVLIGAILQRITGLGVGLVAGPVLTALLGPLAGVTMVNGLSIINAVNNAWSVRKRTDWKRFRLLSAALILGSLPAVAVVHYLNGPWLLIFVGVLVLLALGISLIPTERFRIKEESKGPMIFFGTIAGFMSTVAGIAGPSLTVYARLSRWDYKDFVATLHPVLLVANTVSFLLKVILIGGLDFGGAPAWLWIAAVVMIFVGAWFGERINARISTPMAKRIATILAATGATVVLIRGLMGLF